From the Oryza glaberrima chromosome 5, OglaRS2, whole genome shotgun sequence genome, one window contains:
- the LOC127774521 gene encoding probable WRKY transcription factor 26 encodes MASSTGGLDHGFTFTPPPFITSFTELLSGGGGDLLGAGGEERSPRGFSRGGARVGGGVPKFKSAQPPSLPLSPPPVSPSSYFAIPPGLSPTELLDSPVLLSSSHILASPTTGAIPAQRYDWKASADLIASQQDDSRGDFSFHTNSDAMAAQPASFPSFKEQEQEQQVVESSKNGGAAASSNKSGGGGNNKLEDGYNWRKYGQKQVKGSENPRSYYKCTYNGCSMKKKVERSLADGRITQIVYKGAHNHPKPLSTRRNASSSCATAAACADDLAAPGAGADQYSAATPENSSVTFGDDEADNASHRSEGDEPEAKRWKEDADNEGSSGGMGGGAGGKPVREPRLVVQTLSDIDILDDGFRWRKYGQKVVKGNPNPRSYYKCTTVGCPVRKHVERASHDTRAVITTYEGKHNHDVPVGRGGGGGRAPAPAPPSSGAIRPSAVAAAQQGPYTLEMLPNPAGLYGGYGAGAGGAAFPRTKDEPRDDLFVESLLC; translated from the exons ATGGCGTCCTCGACGGGGGGGTTGGACCACGGGTTCAcgttcacgccgccgccgttcatCACGTCGTTCACCGAGCTGCTGTCGGGGGGCGGTGGGGACCtgctcggcgccggcggtgaggaGCGCTCGCCGAGGGGGTTCTCCAGAGGCGGAGCGAGGGTGGGCGGCGGGGTGCCCAAGTTCAAGTCCGCGCAGCCGCCGAGCCtgccgctctcgccgccgccggtgtcgcCGTCGTCCTACTTCGCCATCCCGCCGGGGCTCAGCCCCACCGAGCTGCTCGACTCCCCCGTCCTCCTCAGCTCCTCCCAT ATCTTGGCGTCCCCGACCACCGGTGCAATCCCGGCTCAGAGGTACGACTGGAAGGCCAGCGCCGATCTCATCGCTTCTCAGCAAGATGACAGCCGCGGCGACTTCTCCTTCCACACCAACTCCGACGCCATGGCCGCGCAACCGGCCTCTTTCCCTTCCTTCAAG gagcaggagcaagAGCAGCAAGTGGTCGAGTCGAGCAagaacggcggcgccgccgcgtcgagcaacaagagcggcggcggcgggaacaaCAAGCTGGAGGACGGGTACAACTGGAGGAAGTACGGGCAGAAGCAGGTGAAGGGGAGCGAGAACCCGAGGAGCTACTACAAGTGCACCTACAACGGCTGCTCCATGAAGAAGAAGGTGGAGCGCTCGCTCGCCGACGGCCGCATCACCCAGATCGTCTACAAGGGCGCACACAACCACCCCAAGCCGCTCTCCACCCGCCgcaacgcctcctcctcctgcgccaccgccgccgcctgcgccgacgACCTCGCGGCGCCCGGCGCGGGCGCGGACCAGTACTCCGCCGCGACGCCCGAGAACTCCTCCGTCACgttcggcgacgacgaggccgacAACGCATCGCACCGCAGCGAGGGCGACGAGCCCGAAGCCAAGCGCTG GAAGGAGGATGCTGACAACGAGGGCAGCTCCGGcggcatgggcggcggcgccggcggcaagcCGGTGCGCGAGCCGAGGCTTGTGGTGCAGACGCTGAGCGACATCGACATCCTCGACGACGGCTTCCGGTGGAGGAAGTACGGCCAGAAGGTCGTCAAGGGCAACCCCAACCCAAg GAGCTACTACAAGTGCACGACGGTGGGCTGCCCGGTGCGGAAGCACGTGGAGCGGGCGTCGCACGACACGCGCGCCGTGATCACCACCTACGAGGGCAAGCACAACCACGACGTCCcggtcggccgcggcggcggcggcggacgcgccccggcgccggcgccgccgtcgtcgggggCGATCCGgccgtcggccgtcgccgccgcccagcagGGGCCCTACACCCTCGAGATGCTCCCCAACCCCGCCGGCCTCTACGGCGgctacggcgccggcgccggcggcgccgcgttcCCGCGCACCAAGGACGAGCCGCGGGACGACCTGTTCGTCGAGTCGCTCCTCTGCTag